In the Campylobacter concisus genome, one interval contains:
- the rpmG gene encoding 50S ribosomal protein L33: protein MRIKIGLKCSESGDINYTTTKNSKTTTDKVELKKYCPRLKKHTIHKEVKLKS from the coding sequence ATGAGAATTAAAATTGGTTTAAAATGCTCCGAAAGTGGTGATATAAATTATACAACAACAAAAAATAGTAAAACTACTACAGACAAAGTTGAGCTTAAAAAGTATTGCCCGAGATTAAAAAAACATACTATTCACAAAGAAGTTAAATTAAAAAGTTAA
- the secE gene encoding preprotein translocase subunit SecE, protein MEKIINYIRLSKLEIMKVIYPTKEQIRNAFFAVFIVVAVVSLFLALVDVIMSFVLSKVV, encoded by the coding sequence ATGGAAAAAATTATAAATTATATTAGGCTTTCTAAATTGGAAATAATGAAGGTTATTTATCCTACAAAAGAACAAATTAGAAATGCTTTTTTTGCAGTTTTTATCGTAGTTGCTGTTGTATCACTTTTTTTAGCTCTTGTTGATGTTATTATGTCCTTTGTTTTATCTAAAGTTGTATGA